DNA from Rhizobacter sp. J219:
GGGCTTGGGCATGCTGATGTCGATCGCGAAGAGCCGGCGGTTCATCCGACGCTGAGGGCATGGTCACCGAGCCCGCCGAAGCGAGCCCGAGCGCCGGGCCGCCCCAAGCCGGGCTCGATCCCCTCGGGGGATCGGGCACCGTACCCGGTGCCCGAGGGGCCGACATGATCCCGGTGGCGTGGCCCGTGCCCCGCGTGGGCATCATCGGTGTCGGCAACATGGGTGGCGCGATGGCGGCGCGTCTGTTGTCGCAGCAGTACCTGGTCGCCGTGCACGACATCGACGCCCAGCGCGAGGCGCAGGCGGTGGCGCTGGGCGCGATGGCCTGCTCGACGCCCACGGGTCTGGCCGCGTCGAGCGACGTGGTGATCGTCGCGGTGGTCGACGCGGCGCAGACCGAGGCGGTGCTCTTCGGCGATCACGGCGCGGCGCAGGTGCTGGCACCGGGATCGGCGGTGATGCTGTGCCCGACCATCGCACCGGCCGACACCGAGCGGCTGGTGCAGGCCCTCGTCGCACGTGGCATCGACTGGTTCGACGCGCCGATGTCGGGCGGCCCCGAGCGGGCGCGCGACGGGAGCATGAGCCTGATGCTCGCCTGCGAACACCGCGTGCTGGAGCGCCACCGTGCACTGGTCGAAACGCTCTCGTCCAAGGTCTTCCACCTCGGCGAGCGCCCGGGCGACGGCGCGCGCACCAAGCTCGTCAACAACCTGCTCGCCGGCATCAACCTCGCCGGCGCCGCCGAAGCGCTGGCGCTCGCCTCGCGCCTGGGCCTGAACCTGCCGCGCACGCTGGCGGTGATCGAGCAGAGCAGCGGGCAGAGTTGGATCGGCAGCGACCGCCTGCGCCGCGCCTTGCAGGGCGACTACCTGCCGCGTGCGCACACGAGCCTCTTGAACAAGGACACCCACCTCGCGCTCGGCATGGCGCGAGAGGCCGGTGTCGACACACCGATTGGCGCGCAGGCCGCAGCCGTCTTCGCGCAGGCCTGCGAGCGCGGGCTGGCGGGCATGGACGACGCGATCGTCTTCGAGCTCCTGCGTCGCCGCGAGCGCGGCTGAACTCAGCCTGCCGCCAGCGCGCTGCGCTGGCGCGTCAGCCGCCGGTGCGTGGCGCGTGCGGCCGGCACCCAGCCGCGCCGCCACCAGCGGGCGCACATCGTGAGGCCACGCACCCACTCGTCGGCCGCGTAGGCGATCCACACGCCCACGAGGCCGAGCCCCATCACGCTGCCCAGCAGCCAGGCACCGCCGGCCATCACGAACACCATCGAGGCGATGCCCGCCAGCACCGGGAAGCGCGCATCGCCGGTGGCCCGCAGCGCGTTGATGACGACGAGGTTGAAGGTGCGGCCCGGCTCCAGCAGCACCGTGATCCACAGGAGCGTGCTGGCCTGCGCGACGATGGCTTCGTCGTGCGTGAAGTGCCGCATCAGCCACGGCCCGGCGAGCGCGGCCAGCAACGCGATGCCAGTCGACACGACGAGGCCGTAGCGCACGCTCTTGCGCACCAGCGCATGTGCCGCGTGCAGCTGGCGCGCGCCCACCAGGTGGCCGACGAGGATCTCGCTCGCAAAGCCGATCGCCAGCCCGAAGACGAGGATGAAATACATCAGCTGCATCGTGTAGCTGTGCGTGGCCAGCGCATCCGTGCCCATGCCCGCCGCGAGCGCGATGGTCACCATCAGTGCCAGCCGGTAGGCGATGTTTTCGGCCGCGCCCGGCAGGCCGATGTGCAGCACCGGCGCGAGTCGCCCCCATTGCAGCCGCCACCAGTCGGCCGCGTGTGGCACGAGCTGCAGGCGCCAGCGCCACAGCAGCAGGTGGAAGCCCATGCCGAAGGCCCGGCTCACCGCCGCGGCCACGGCGTACCCGGCCAGCCCCATCGACGGCATCAGCACAAGCGACAGCGCGAGGTGCAGGCCGTGCATCGCGAGCATGTTGTAGAGCGTGTCGCGTGCATGCATGTGGGCGCGGATCACGGCGGCCATGCTGGCGTTGAAGGCGTCGAGCGCGAGCGCGATCGCGAGGATGCGCAGGTAGGGCGTGGCCAGCGGCAGCACCTCGTGGGGCGCGTTCATCACCCGCAACAGCGGTGTGGCAAAGATCGTGAGCGCCAGCGCGGCGCCCAGGCCCAGCCAGGTGCTCGCGGCCAGCGAGGCGCGGGCGGTGAGGTCGGCGCTCGCGCGGTCGCCGGCGCCGAGGTTCTGGCTGATCACCACGCTCACGCCCATGCTGATGATGCGAAACAGCAGGAAGAACGAGACCTGCACATGGTTCGACAGCGCGAACGCACCCGACGCGCTGTCGGACACGCGCGAGGCGAGCCACAGGCCCGCCACGCCCACGGCCATGCCGAGCACCAGCTCGGCAAGCAAGGGCCAGGTCAGCGCCACGAGGCTCGGGCGCGGGGGGAAGAGATAGCTGCGGAGGCGGAAGACATCCCGCCATCATCCGCGTTCGGCGGTTACGGCGTGGTTTCGTCCAGCCGCGGTGGCGCTCAACCCCGGGCGTGGGGCTTGCGCGGCGTGAGGAACTCGCGCTCCACATCGAGCGTGCCGCGCACGCCGATGTCGGCCTTGTGCGCCTTCAGCCACGCGTGGGCGGCGTTGCGGCCCATGTCGCGCAGCCGTTCGAGGAAGGCGCGGTCGGTGTTGAACTTGGTGTTGGGGCCGAGCGGGCTCAAGGCCTCGTCGTCGGCCACCATGTGCAGGCGCAGGTCCTTGTACTTGCCGGGGTCGAGCTTGCCCTCGCGCATCAGCCGTGAGACGAAGGCGATGGCGCGCATCTCGCCCATCAGGCTGGCGTTGAAGGTGATCTCGCTCAGGCGGTCGAGGATCTCTTCGCTGCGCGTCGGCGTGCCGGGGCGCACCAGTGGGTTGATGCGCACCATCAGGATGTCGAGCGACTCGGTGTTGTAGATCAGCGGGTAGATCGCCGGGTTGCCGGTGTAGCCGCCGTCCCAGTAGGGCTCGCCGTCGATCTCGACCGCCTGGAAGAGGAAGGGCAGACAGGCCGAGGCCAGCAGGGCATCGAGGGTCAGGTCCGGGCGCGTGAACACCCGCGCCTGGCCGGTGGTGACGTTGGTGGCGGTGACGAAGAGCGCGAACCTGCAGCTGTGCAGCGCGTCTTCGTCGACATGGCGGCGCACCACGTCGCGCAGCGGGTTCAGGTTGAGCGGGTTGAACTCGTAGGGACTGAACGAACGGAAGAAGGCGCTGACCCACTGGTAGCCCGGCAGGCGGTCGAGCTGCAGGCTGTCGTGCAGGCCGTGGGCCTGGCCGGCCGAGAAGGGCGAGAAGATCGAGCCGGAGCGGCTGACGTCGAGCCAGAACTCAGCCAGCGCCTTGCGAGCGCCCGGGCGCTCGCCTTTGTGGAAGCCGGTGGCCATCACCGCCGCATTGAGTGCGCCGGCGCTCGTGCCCGAGATGCCGCTGAAGCGGATGTCTTCGTCTTCCAGCAGCCGGTCGAGCACGCCCCAGGTGAAGGCGCCGTGCGAGCCGCCGCCCTGCAGGGCGAGGTCGAGGTGGCGGATGGAAGCGGGTGCGGAAGACGGCATGGGGGTTGCGGCGCAGTCTAGTCGTGTGCGTCGGCAGACGGCGGGGTGGGGTTGTCGTCCGAGGCCGGGGCGGCGGCAAAGCGCACCGTGAAGCGTGCGCCCGGCCCGAAGGCGGCGTCGCCGTGGTCGGTCAGGATGCCGCTGCGCAGGCGCAGGTTGGCGTCTTCAAGAGCGATCTCGGCGTGGTGCTGCTGGGCGATCTCTTTGACGATGGCCAGGCCGAGGCCCGAGCCGTCGACGTTGGTGCCGAGGGCGCGGTAGAAGGGCTGGAACACCTTGTCGCGCTCGGCCGGGGCGATGCCGGGCCCCGAGTCTTCGACCTGCAGCACCACGACCTGACCGAAAGGGTCGTCTACCACACGCACGGTCACGGTGCCGCCTTCGGGCGTGTACTGCAGTGCGTTGTCGACGAGGTTGCGCACCAGCTCACGCAGCAGCACCGGCTGGCCCTGCACCATCAGCCCGGGCGGGTGGCGCTCGCCGGTGGCGGGGCCCTCGTAGCCGAGGTCGATGCGTTTTTCGAGCGCCCGTGGCACGAAGTCGCGCACCACCTCGGTGGCCACGCGCGCCAGGTTGACCGGCTGGTGCGTCTGCGCCTGCGAGGCGTCTTCGGCGCGGGCCATCGCGAGCAGCTGGTTGACCATGCGCGCGGCGCGCTGGCTGCTGCGGGCGATCTGCTGCAGCGACTTCTTCAGCGACTGCGGGTCGGTCTGCCCGGCGTCGATTTCGCGCTGGGCGAGTTCGGCCTGGGTGCGCAGGCCGGCGAGCGGGGTCTTGAGCTGGTGCGCGGCGTCGGCAAGGAAATGCTTCTGCGTGCTGATGCTGCGGTCGAGGCGCATCAGCAGGTCGTTGATCGCGCGCACGAGCGGCGACACCTCTTCGGGCACCTCGCGTTCGTCGATCGGGCTCAGGTCGTGGCTTTCGCGGTGGCGGATGCGCTGCTGCAGCTCGTTGAGCGGCGCGATGCCGCGCACGAGTGCCAGCCACACCAGCAGCACCGCCAGCGGGAGGATCACGAACTGCGGCAGCATCACGCCCTTGATGATCTCGGTGGCCAGGCGCGAGCGTTTGCCGAGCGTCTCGGCCGCCTGCACGAGCGCCGGCGGGCCCCCGGGCGCGCCGGGCAGCGTCACCCACTGGTAGGCCACACGCACCGGCTCGCCGCCGATGGTGTCGTCGCGGAAGCGCAGCTGGCCCTGGGGGCCGCGGTCCTCGTCGGGCGGCACCGGCAGATGGCGATCGCCGCTCAGGAACTCGCCGCGCAGGCCCAGCACCTGGTAGTACAGCGTGTCGGTTTCGTCGGTCTGCAGCAGATCGGCGGTGCCGCGGGTAAGCGAGAAGTTCGCGCGCGGGGTGCCATCGGCCTGCAGCTGCAGCACGATCTGCTGCGAGAGCAGGCGCGTCAGCTCGCCGAGCTGGCGGTCGAAGGGCTTGTTGGCGATGCCCTGTGCGACCAGCCAGGTCAGCACGACGCTCATCGGCCACAGCAGCAGCAGCGGGGCGAGCATCCAGTCGAGGATCTCGCCGAAAAGAGAGCGCTGTTCGCGACGGATCACGGGCGTCCGGCGCCGGGCCGCCCCAAGCCGGACGGCGCCCGTTGGGGGCTGAGCCCGGACGTCAACAGTCCTGAGGACTGTTGGCGCCTGGCGAAGAGCTGGACCTCTGGGCCAGCGCGGCCTGCAAGGCAGCAGCGCAGCGACTGGGGGGCTGTCATCAGCTCGAGATCTTTTCCAGGCAATAGCCCAGGCCGCGCACAGTTGCAATGCGGATCGGGCCTTGCTCGATCTTCTTGCGCAGCCGGTGGATGTAGACCTCGATCGCGTTGTTGCTCACCTCTTCGCCCCATTCGCACAGGCGCTCGACGAGGTGGTCTTTGCTGACCAGCCGGCCGGCGCGCTGCAGCAGCGCTTCCAGCAGGCTCAGCTCGCGCGCCGAGAGTTCGATCATTTGGTCGTTGATGTAGGCCACGCGGCCGGTGGCGTCGAAGGTGAGCGGGCCATGCTTGATGATGCTCGACGCGGTGCCGAGGCCGCGGCGTGTCAAGGCCCGCACGCGCGCTTCGAGCTCCTGCAGCGAGAAGGGCTTGGCCATGTAGTCGTCGGCACCGAGGTCGAGGCCCTTCACGCGCTGCTCGACGCTGTCGGCCGCGGTGAGGATCAGCACCGGCACCGCCGAGCCGCGCGCACGCAGCTTGCGCAGCACCTCCAGGCCGTGCAGCTTTGGCAGGCCGAGGTCGAGGATCAAGAGGTCGAACTCGTGCGAGCCGAGCGCCGCATCGGCCTCGGAACCGCTGGCCACGGCGTCGACCGCATAGCCGGTGTTGCGCAGCGTGCGCAAGAGGCCGTCTGCGAGGACCTGATCGTCTTCGGCAATCAGTATCCGCATCGCTGTCTCCTTGGGGTTGTCTCGCCGCCAGTGTGAATGAAATTGCTGACGCCAACCATGCGGGCGATCAAGCGGGTGGCCAGCCGCCGGCATAGGCTTCCAAGCCGAGGGCGACGACGGTGGCCACCTCGGCGCCCACCTCGGCGCGGAATTCGCGGTCGGCCTGCGCCACCGCCTGCTCGAAGGCCTTGAGCCAGGCGAGGCCGGTGTCGGTGAAAACCACCCGCCGGGCGCGTTTGTCGCGGTCGTCGGCTTCGCGCTTGACTAGGCCCCAGGCCTCGCACTGGTCGACCAGGTCGCCCATCGCCTGCTTGCTCATGCCGGCGCGCGCGGCGAGCTCGGTGAGGCGCGAGCCTTCGAGCGCCAGGTGGCGGGTGATGTGGATGTGGGCGGCGGTCACCTGCGCCCGCGCCGCGAGGTTGGACAAGGCGAGCGGCACCTCGACGTTGCGCGCCATCAAGGCCAGCACCCGCTCGTCGAAACGGCGCAGCGCGTGGCCGAGCAGGCGGCCGAGGTGGGTCTGGCGCCAGGCGTCCTGGGGGTCGGGAACCGTCATCGCCAGATCGTAAGGCAAACTGACCAAAAAGCAGGTTTACTTCGGTCTACTCCGCTTGCAGAATGCTGTTCATTCATCCAGGCTGTTGTTTTCAGCAGCTGGCAACCTGTTGATCTACAAGGAGAAATTCATGGACGCACCCGTCAAGGCCCTGAACACCGAAAAGGCCAAGGCCTTGCAAGCCGCACTCGCCCAGATCGAAAAGCAGTTCGGCAAGGGCTCCATCATGAAGCTCGGCGAAGGCGAGAAGATCGAGGACATCGAGGTCGTCTCGACCGGCTCGCTGGGCCTGGACATTGCGCTGGGCGTCGGCGGCCTGCCGCGCGGGCGCGTGGTCGAGATCTACGGTCCGGAGTCGTCGGGCAAGACCACGCTCACGCTGCAGGTGATCGCCGAGATGCAGAAGCAAGGCGGCACCTGCGCCTTCATCGACGCCGAGCATGCGCTCGACACGTCGTATGCCCAGAAGCTCGGTGTCAACCTGCAGGAGCTCCTGATCAGCCAGCCCGACACCGGCGAGCAGGCGCTGGAAATCGTTGACGCCCTGGTGCGCTCGGGCTCGGTGGATCTCGTGGTGGTCGACTCGGTGGCTGCGCTCACGCCCAAGGCCGAAATCGAAGGCGAGATGGGCGATTCGCTGCCCGGCCTGCAGGCGCGCCTGATGAGCCAGGCGCTGCGCAAGCTCACCGCCACCATCAAGAAGACCAACACCATGGTCATCTTCATCAACCAGATCCGCATGAAGATCGGCGTGATGTTCGGCTCGCCCGAGACGACGACCGGCGGCAACGCGCTCAAGTTCTACGCCTCGGTGCGGCTGGACATCCGCCGCATCGGCAGCATCAAGAAGGGCGAAGAGGTCATCGGCAACGAGACCAAGGTGAAGGTGGTGAAGAACAAGGTCTCGCCCCCGTTCAAGACGGCCGAGTTCGACATCCTCTACGGCCAGGGCATCAGCCGCGAAGGTGAGGTGATCGACATGGGCGTCGAGGCCAAGATCCTCGAGAAGAGTGGCTCCTGGTTTGCCTACAACGGCGAGAAGATCGGCCAGGGCAAGGACAACGCGCGCGAGTTCCTGCGCGAGAACCCGGTGCTGGCGGTGGAGATCGAGAACAAGGTGCGTGAGGCGATGGGCATTCCGCTGCTGCCGACGGCCGCAGGGGGCGAGGCGGCGGCGCCGGCGCCCAAGCGAGGCCGTGCCGCCAAGGAAGCGGCGGTCGAGGAATAAGCCGCCCGCATGACGCCGCGTCGCGCGCTCGAATGAGGCCCCGCCTGTCGCTCAAGGGGCGGGGCTTGCAGATCCTGGCCCAGCGCGAGCACAGCCGCAGCGAACTGCGGCGCAAGCTGATGGTCCACGCCCGCAAGCCAGCGGGTGAGGGCGAAACGCCGGTCGACGAGGACACGGCGGCCGAGCAGGTCGAGGCGGTACTCGACTGGCTGCAGGCCAACCGCTACCTGAGTGAGGAGCGCTTCGCCGAAAGCCGCATCCACGCCCGCGCAGGGCGTTACGGCAACCTGCGCATCCAGCAGGAACTGGCGCAGCACGGCGTGGCGCTCGGTGCCGAGGCGGTGCAGCAGCTCAAGGGCAGCGAAGCCGCCCGCGCCCGCGAGGTCTGGGCGCGCAAGTTCGACCGCCCGCCGCAAGACGCCGCCGAGCGTGCACGCCAGATGCGCTTTCTCGCGGCGCGGGGTTTTTCCGGCGACGCGATCCGGCGCGCGCTGCGGGGCGGCGCCGACGACGAATCGGCCTGACGGCACCGACCCGACGCACCGCGCGGGTTCCGCACGAGCGCGCTAATTTGGTGCGGTGCGGAATGCTAAAGTGCCGAGCTTTCGCGGTCCCGTCACATTGCATGGGACCAGCCCCTCCGCCAGACCCACCCGCCCCGATGGCTTTGCCTGCCGCCGCGCCCGAGCGCCAGCTCAAGCACACACGTTGCATCGATGTGCAAGTGTTTGCGCGTGGCAATGGGCTGTGGGAGGTCGACGCCGTCATCACCGACGTCAAGACCCGCGACACCGAATTTCGCCGCGCCGGCGAACCCATCCACGACATGCTGCTGCGTCTGGTCATCGACGAGCAGTTCAACGTGCTCGAAGCCGGCTCCGAAACCCGCGGCATGCCCTACCCCGGCGCGTGCGATGCGCATGGCGACGCCTACGCGAAGCTGGTCGGCCTGAACCTCATGCGCGGCTTCCGCTATGCCGTCTACGAGCGCCTCGGCGGCATTGCCGGTTGCACCCACCTGACGGAGTTGACCCAGGTGCTGCCCACGGCCGTGGTGCAGGCGTTTGCCGGCGAGGTGATCAACACCCGCGGCGACGCGGCCGACGCTAAACAACCCTTCCAGCTCGACCGCTGCCACGCGCTGCGCACCGACGGCCCGACCGTCAAGCTGCACTACCCGCGCTGGTACCGGCCGACCTCGCCCGAAGTTCTACCCCCAGCTGTCAAACGTTCCCTGCAAACCGAGTGAAGAGAGTCCGCGATGAAAATCCATGAGTACCAAGGCAAGGAAATCCTGCGCCAGGCCGGCGTGCCGGTTCCCCGCGGCTATCCCGCATTCAGCGTGCAGGAGGCCTTCGAAGCCGCCCAGAAGTTGGGTGGTCCGGTGTGGGTGGTGAAGGCCCAGATCCACGCCGGTGGGCGCGGCAAGGGCGGCGGCGTCAAGCTCGCCCGCTCGCTCGATGATGTGAAGACGCTGTCGGGCCAGATCCTCGGCATGCAGCTCAAGACGCACCAGACCGGGCCCGAAGGCCAGAAGGTGCGCCGCCTGCTGATCGAAGAAGGCGCCGACATCAAGAAGGAGTACTACGTTGCCGCGGTCACCGACCGCGCCACGCAGAAGGTCGCGATGATGGCCAGCTCCGAAGGCGGCATGGACATCGAAGAGGTGGCCCACAACACGCCCGAGAAGATCATCAAGGTCTTCATCGACCCGCTGGTGGGCATGACCGACGCGCAGGGCGCCGAACTGGCCAAGGGCATCGGCGTGCCCGAGGCCTCGCAGGCGCAAGCCATCGATGTCTTCAAGAAGCTCTACAAGGTCTACATGGACACCGACTCGTCGCTGGCCGAGATCAACCCGCTGATTCTTGAAGGCAACGGCAACATCAAGGCGCTGGATGCGAAGTTCAACTTCGACAGCAACGCCCTCTTCCGCCACCCCGAGATCGTGGCCTACCGCGACCTCGACGAGGAAGATCCGGCCGAAATCGAAGCCAGCAAGTTCGACCTCGCCTACATCCAGCTCGACGGCAACATCGGCTGCCTGGTCAACGGCGCCGGCCTCGCGATGGCCACGATGGACACCATCAAGCTCTTCGGCGGAGAGCCCGCCAACTTCCTCGACGTGGGCGGCGGCGCCACGGCCGAGAAGGTGACCGAAGCCTTCAAGATCATGTTGAAGAGCCCCAAGGTGAAGGCGATCCTCGTCAACATCTTCGGCGGCATCATGCGCTGCGACACCATCGCCGAAGGCGTGATCGCCGCGTGCAAGGCGGTGAACCTGCAGGTGCCGCTGGTCGTGCGCATGAAGGGCACGAACGAAGAGCTGGGCAAGAAGATGCTCGCCGAGTCCGGCCTGCCCATCATCAGCGCCGACTCGATGGCCGAGGCCGCGCAAAAAGTGATGGCCGCCCTGAAGTAATCACGCTAGGACACGAACATGAGCATCCTCATCAACAAAGACACCAAGGTCATCACCCAGGGCATCACGGGCAAGACGGGCCAATTCCACACGCTCGGCTGCCAGGCCTATGCCAATGGCAAGAACGCGTTCGTCGCCGGCGTGAACCCGAAGAAGGCCGGCGAGAAGTTCTCCGACATTCCCATCTACGCCTCCGTCAAGGAAGCCAAGGCGCAGACCGGCGCCACCGTCTCGGTGATCTACGTGCCGCCCGCCGGCGCCGCGGCCGCGATCTGGGAAGCCGTCGAGGCCGACCTGGATCTGGCCATCTGCATCACCGAAGGCATTCCCATCCGCGACATGCTGGAAGTGCGCAACAAGATGAAGGTCAAGGAAGCCAAGGGCGGCAAGAAGACGTTGCTGCTCGGCCCGAACTGTCCCGGCCTCATCACGCCCGAAGAAATCAAGATCGGCATCATGCCGGGCCACATCCACAAGAAGGGCCGCATCGGCGTGGTGAGCCGCTCCGGCACGCTGACCTATGAAGCCGTGGCGCAGCTCACCGACCTGGGCATCGGCCAGTCGAGCGCGGTCGGCATCGGCGGTGACCCGATCAACGGCCTGAAGCACATCGACGTGATGAAGCTCTTCAACGACGACCCCGACACCGACGCCGTCATCATGATCGGCGAGATTGGCGGGCCCGATGAAGCTGACGCCGCCCGCTGGTGCAAGGCCAACATGAAGAAGCCGATCGTCGGCTTCATCGCGGGAGTGACCGCGCCTCCGGGCAAGCGCATGGGCCACGCCGGCGCGCTGATCTCGGGCGGTGCCGACACGGCCGATGCCAAGCTCGCCATCATGGAAGAGTGCGGCTTCACCGTGACGCGCAACCCGTCGGAGATGGGCAAGCTGCTCAAGGGCCTGCTCTGACCGGCAAGGTCGCCCGGCGACACAAGGCCGCGCGCTCTGCGCGGCTTTTTCGTTCCAGGGCCACGTAATTCCACGAACGCCGAAAGGCTCTTCCGCTTCCTACACTTTCCGGCCGCACGCCACGAGGACCCGCAGATGGAACAGTTCATGACCCCCGAATTCTGGATCGCCGTCGGGCAGATCATCATGATCGACATCCTGCTCGGGGGCGACAACGCCGTCGTGATCGCCCTCGCCTGCCGCTCGCTGCCGCCGGCGCAGCGTACCAAGGGCATCATCTGGGGTACCGCGGGCGCCATCGTGCTGCGCGTGGTGCTGATCTTCTTCGCGCTCACGCTGCTGGCGATTCCCTACCTCAAGCTGGTCGGCGCTGTGCTGCTGCTGTGGATCGGCATCAAGCTGCTGGTGCCCGAAGACGAAGAGGGCCACGCCAACATCGCCGCGAGCGACAAGCTGTGGGCGGCCGTCAAGACGGTGATCGTGGCCGACTTCGTGATGAGCCTGGACAACGTCATCGCGATCGCCGGTGCCGCCGAATCGGCAGGCGGCGACCACCAGATGCCGCTGGTCATCTTCGGCCTGCTGGTGAGCATCCCCATCATCGTGTGGGGCAGCCAGTTCGTGATCAAGCTGATGGACCGCTTCCCGATCGTCATCGTGCTGGGCGGCATGCTGCTCGGCTGGATCGCCGGCACCATGGCCGTGACGGACCCGGCGGTGACGCCCTATCTGCCGGCCGGTGCGAAGCCCGATGAGCCGGCGGCATGGCTGCGCTACGCGGCGGGGGTGGGCGGAGCGGTGCTCGTGTGGCTGCTGGGTCAGGCGGTGCGCTGGAAGCGCGGCCGCAGCGCCCCGGCCACCGAATCCTGACCCCCTGAGGCCCGCCACGCCGGGCCGCCGCGCCAGCAGCGGCCTGTGATACCGTCCCGGCTCCAACATTGCGAAGCGAGGCACGGGTCTTGGGCATGGCGGATCACCTCTTGCGGACGTCGATCGCGGGCACCGGCCTGATCGCCCTGGCCCTCTTGGTGGTGTTTGCGGAGATCGCCTGGGTCCTGCCCCGTGTGCGCCGCGAGGCCGGTGTGGCGGTCTCGGTGACGCTGGCCACCAGCGTCTGGGCCGTCAGCGGGTTGCTGTGGTGGCAGCTCAAGGTGCCGATGGGCTGGGCGCTGCCGGTGACACTCGCGCTGGTGTTCGGCCATGTCGGTTGGCTGCTCGGGCGGCGCCCCCAAGAGCCGCGCCGCGCCGAGGCGCCGACCACTTCCCTGCCTGCCACCGGCGCGCGCCCGACCCGCCCCGGGGTCGAGCGCAGCACCCTCGGGCGCTACCAGCTCGAGCGTGAACTCGGCCGCGGTGCCATGGGGGCGGTCTACCTCGGGCGCGACCCGAAGATCGGCCGCCAGGTCGCCATCAAGACCATGGCCTTGAGCCGCGAATTCGCCGGCGACGAGCTGGTCGAGGCGCGCGAGCGCTTCTTCCGCGAGGCCGAAACCGCCGGGCGCCTGCAACACCCCGACATCGTGACCATCTTCGATGCCGGTGAAGAGCGAGAGCTGGCCTACATCGCGATGGAGTACCTGAAGGGCGACAACCTCCAGGCCTATGCCCAGCCGCCCAAGCTGCTGCCGGTGGCGAGCGTGCTCCAGATCGTGGCCCGCGTGGCCGATGCGCTGCACTACGCCCACAGCCAGGGTGTGGTGCACCGTGACATCAAGCCCGCCAACGTGGTCGTGGATCCGGCCACCGATACGGTCAAGGTCACGGACTTCGGCATCGCCCGTGTGGCCGACTCGGCGCGCACCCGCACCGGGCTGGTGTTGGGCACGCCTTCCTTCATGTCGCCCGAGCAGCTCGCCGGGCGGCGTGTCGATGGCCGCAGTGATCTCTATTCGCTGGGCGTGATGCTGTTCCAGCTGCTCACCGGCCGCTTGCCGCACCGTTCGGAATCGATGGCCACACTGATGCAGCAGATCGCCAACGAGCCGGCGGCCGATGTGCGCAGCATCCGTCCTGACCTGCCCGAAGCGCTGGCGCGGGTCGTGGCGCTGACGCTCGAGAAGCGTCCCGAAGCACGCTATGCGAGCGGGCAGCAGCTCGCTGCCGACCTGCGCGCGGTGCTCGCCCGCATGAAGGCCGGAGACCCGCAACCGGCGCCGCCAGACGGCAGCGCAGTCCCCCCCGATTCCAGCGGATTCGCCGCTACCGTGAAAATGGAGCGGGTCGAGACAGGGCACAATCCCAGCCGCTGATCCACCTCCGTGATGAACCTGCCCGCGCCCGCCAATCCGCCATGACGCTTGAGTTCTTCAGTGCCACGGACACCGGACGCGCCCGCAAC
Protein-coding regions in this window:
- a CDS encoding MATE family efflux transporter gives rise to the protein MALTWPLLAELVLGMAVGVAGLWLASRVSDSASGAFALSNHVQVSFFLLFRIISMGVSVVISQNLGAGDRASADLTARASLAASTWLGLGAALALTIFATPLLRVMNAPHEVLPLATPYLRILAIALALDAFNASMAAVIRAHMHARDTLYNMLAMHGLHLALSLVLMPSMGLAGYAVAAAVSRAFGMGFHLLLWRWRLQLVPHAADWWRLQWGRLAPVLHIGLPGAAENIAYRLALMVTIALAAGMGTDALATHSYTMQLMYFILVFGLAIGFASEILVGHLVGARQLHAAHALVRKSVRYGLVVSTGIALLAALAGPWLMRHFTHDEAIVAQASTLLWITVLLEPGRTFNLVVINALRATGDARFPVLAGIASMVFVMAGGAWLLGSVMGLGLVGVWIAYAADEWVRGLTMCARWWRRGWVPAARATHRRLTRQRSALAAG
- a CDS encoding response regulator transcription factor encodes the protein MRILIAEDDQVLADGLLRTLRNTGYAVDAVASGSEADAALGSHEFDLLILDLGLPKLHGLEVLRKLRARGSAVPVLILTAADSVEQRVKGLDLGADDYMAKPFSLQELEARVRALTRRGLGTASSIIKHGPLTFDATGRVAYINDQMIELSARELSLLEALLQRAGRLVSKDHLVERLCEWGEEVSNNAIEVYIHRLRKKIEQGPIRIATVRGLGYCLEKISS
- a CDS encoding patatin-like phospholipase family protein — translated: MPSSAPASIRHLDLALQGGGSHGAFTWGVLDRLLEDEDIRFSGISGTSAGALNAAVMATGFHKGERPGARKALAEFWLDVSRSGSIFSPFSAGQAHGLHDSLQLDRLPGYQWVSAFFRSFSPYEFNPLNLNPLRDVVRRHVDEDALHSCRFALFVTATNVTTGQARVFTRPDLTLDALLASACLPFLFQAVEIDGEPYWDGGYTGNPAIYPLIYNTESLDILMVRINPLVRPGTPTRSEEILDRLSEITFNASLMGEMRAIAFVSRLMREGKLDPGKYKDLRLHMVADDEALSPLGPNTKFNTDRAFLERLRDMGRNAAHAWLKAHKADIGVRGTLDVEREFLTPRKPHARG
- a CDS encoding sensor histidine kinase; this translates as MLAPLLLLWPMSVVLTWLVAQGIANKPFDRQLGELTRLLSQQIVLQLQADGTPRANFSLTRGTADLLQTDETDTLYYQVLGLRGEFLSGDRHLPVPPDEDRGPQGQLRFRDDTIGGEPVRVAYQWVTLPGAPGGPPALVQAAETLGKRSRLATEIIKGVMLPQFVILPLAVLLVWLALVRGIAPLNELQQRIRHRESHDLSPIDEREVPEEVSPLVRAINDLLMRLDRSISTQKHFLADAAHQLKTPLAGLRTQAELAQREIDAGQTDPQSLKKSLQQIARSSQRAARMVNQLLAMARAEDASQAQTHQPVNLARVATEVVRDFVPRALEKRIDLGYEGPATGERHPPGLMVQGQPVLLRELVRNLVDNALQYTPEGGTVTVRVVDDPFGQVVVLQVEDSGPGIAPAERDKVFQPFYRALGTNVDGSGLGLAIVKEIAQQHHAEIALEDANLRLRSGILTDHGDAAFGPGARFTVRFAAAPASDDNPTPPSADAHD
- a CDS encoding NAD(P)-dependent oxidoreductase; translated protein: MVTEPAEASPSAGPPQAGLDPLGGSGTVPGARGADMIPVAWPVPRVGIIGVGNMGGAMAARLLSQQYLVAVHDIDAQREAQAVALGAMACSTPTGLAASSDVVIVAVVDAAQTEAVLFGDHGAAQVLAPGSAVMLCPTIAPADTERLVQALVARGIDWFDAPMSGGPERARDGSMSLMLACEHRVLERHRALVETLSSKVFHLGERPGDGARTKLVNNLLAGINLAGAAEALALASRLGLNLPRTLAVIEQSSGQSWIGSDRLRRALQGDYLPRAHTSLLNKDTHLALGMAREAGVDTPIGAQAAAVFAQACERGLAGMDDAIVFELLRRRERG
- a CDS encoding MarR family winged helix-turn-helix transcriptional regulator, whose protein sequence is MTVPDPQDAWRQTHLGRLLGHALRRFDERVLALMARNVEVPLALSNLAARAQVTAAHIHITRHLALEGSRLTELAARAGMSKQAMGDLVDQCEAWGLVKREADDRDKRARRVVFTDTGLAWLKAFEQAVAQADREFRAEVGAEVATVVALGLEAYAGGWPPA